The Cryptomeria japonica chromosome 9, Sugi_1.0, whole genome shotgun sequence DNA segment TCTCGTTCAGTGATTCAATTGCAGGTGGTTTCCctgtgtctgtccaaggcacctgggtgtttaaatccatctagaaagcctgggagcatgtgcgtggTCTCATTAACAACTCGAGCATCAACTGTGACAATACCCTCCACAGTGAAAGGTCAGTATGGTGGAACCTTCATTATAACTCCAAACCCCTTGCTTTAACCCAAGGTTGTTCTGCTAAGCACTGGCATAATAAAGGAATAAAGTACATTATGGATATTCTAGAACATGATAACCTTATCAGCTGGGAGGCTCTTAGCACTAAATATGATCTCCCTGTATCACATAAGAAGACATACAACATGATTAAAAATGCATGCATTCCCTTTAATCTCCCTAAAAACACTCAAGTAGACGCCCATAGGTACCTTACGTTCCTATGGAAGGATGACTCCACCCTCCCTAAGATCAAAGCCAAAACCATCTATACCCTGCTCAATAGTGATACCTCGGTGATTGAACATATCAACACTCTGTGGTATGTTAGCCATACCCCTCACACCTGGCAGAAAACCTTTGAGAATCTTTGGCggtcccccatcccccctaagatcaaatgctttAGATGGCAACTTATACTTGACATATTACCTATTAGGAATAAATCGGCTGCATGTGACTGGTGTTTTGTCTGCAGAAAACCTGAGACCGCGCGCCACATCTTCTTTGACTGCCcctttgctagagaaatttggcttCTGTTTGGAATTTCTAGTACAAAACATGTTTACACACTTGATATAGTTACTGGGTTTATTCAAGGACTGGGGAAGGATACTAATTTAGTTTGGCAaattctatcttcttacattctctagtttatttggaaacttaggaatgaggagaagttccaaggttttacaagggaacgtactgagttttttaaaaaactcacacattacaaaattgttgtgcaggtctaTTTTTTGATGAACCTCGAGAGAAACAAGCTCCTCCGATTCTTGAAGGATGGCAGAGCGACCATGTTTGTTTATGAGATGCAAGATGGGTACGAATGGTCCAGGATTGCACATAATCAGACCTCCTTTGATAAGGCAGTAAAGAAGCTGATAAAGGATCTATAGGACAACCTCCTCCCTTCAACAGGATAGAGATGTGCTCCCAGATCCTTGCAAGAAAGGTGGTTTGGATGGAAGGAGAACAAGGCTGGACCACATGGCTGGAGGACCAGGATGAAGGTCTCTAATAATGCTTTACTCTGTTGTGTCCCTTTCATATGGTTAAGAGATAATTGTATATAGCTCTCTCTGGTTGTTCAGTTTGGCGGTTGAGGCCCTGCCCCCCGCTCTCtagttttgtataaactctccgTCTATTTTTTTGGACTCTCAATCtctaatactatatatatatatatatatatatatatatatattaacattaaaATTTTATAATGTTGATTTAAACTTTATTAATATATCTTAAACctataaattgaattttaaaactttaaaataaaataatataataactattattaagaataataattattaaatcttaaaaagagaaaactaaaaataatattttaatgttgaagtcactaaaataaaacattatggtAGTTGTTTTTAAACTAATATTGTTAATTTATTATGATTATAGTATAATATTGttgtataaatttttttatataattttctatattattgataatattattttattatcaattttttataTTATGAAATTTAATAAGGATAATTAAAATGATATAAATTTAAAGATACTTAATAATGTATCTAAAAATATCAATTTAGATATAGATCAGGTAATAAGATGCATATTATTTTAaccaattagattggagaaaaataattttgtgaatttagaaacttaaaaataatgtaattttttaaaagattgtatttttattttaaaaaattaaatattatttgagaAAGCTATATAATGTAAAATATTAAAAGCTAATAGtttgataaaatatttattcaaattattttgtaattttttgacATCAAAGAAAGTTGAAAGAAAGATCATGCCCAAATAAAAACAAAAGCTATATACCTTAATTTATAATCAATTTATACCAGAAAAAAAtacttttataattttttattctgaattttattatttattttattagaagAACAAATATAAATATTACTTATCTAAAatctataaaattaattttttaatcaatcaaaaattaaaaaaacaataatattaattttttattaaaataaatataaaataaaacattatttatgaaaaatttacaaaaaaatctatttattaatttatttttaaacctCTTGTAAATTTAAACTCATATCACAGTTATACGAGTTGTACAAATAACGAGGGATGAAACTGAATGTAGCTAGGGATGAAACCAATAGATGAAACTAATTGTTGTGATTATATGTAGTTGTTTCAAATAGTTATACCGGTTGCACAAATAACGAGGGATGAAACAGTTATACAATTGCACAAATAACGAGGGATGAACCTGAATGTAGCGAGGGATGAAACCAATAGATGAAACTAATTGTTGTGATTATATGTAGTTGTTTCAAACAATTATACACTTGCACAAATAACGAGGGATGAACCTGAATGTAGCGAGGGATGAAACCAATAGATGAAACTAATTGTTGTGATTATATGTAGTTGTTTCAAACAATTATACACTTGCACAAATAACGAGGGATGAAACTGAATGTAGCTAATAGATGAACCTAATTGTTGTGATTATATGCAGTTGTTTCCAAGGATGAAACTGAATGAAATCAATAGATGAAActaattatttatataatattaaattaattatttatatcatattaaattaattatttatattatattaaataaaagaTTTCAAAATTAGTAAAATTATGACCATTGAATTATTTGCATGTGTTGTATTATTTATTATCACTATTAAGAAAAAATACAAATTCTTGAAATAATGTTAAAGTAATATATTAAAACTTGAGTGAATAATGCCAATTTCTTTTCTTATCTATCTATTTAACTATTTATATATTGATGAATCTATACAATAATTTAGATTAATATAAAACCATCCtatttatttagaaaataaatatatttttacatgtagttttcataattttaatttaatttttttaattttaatttaatctaaacaATAATTTAGATTAATATAAAATCAGTTATGTATTtagaaaattaatatatttaaacatgtagttttcataattttaattttaatattagatTGATATGTATAAACATTAAGAttctttttttattatatttatttattatattatcaatatattataattatattataacattatcgtataaatttttatatatttattattattatgttgttattatttactattataaatattagtattatattattaatttattgcatgagaataactaaaaatatattatttatttatgttttttatattatatgtatgtttatttatttatataaagcttTAAAAGATTTAGATGCATGTGTAAAATAGATttgctaaaaataaatatttagacATATTAAATTTTTGGAAATCATGCAtgttaattttataaaaaattaaaagatatattaaaaaaaaaaaacatgaaccaGTTAACCCTATATTTTCTCAAACCTAACCTTACAGCTGTATACTTGAAAAAAAGGAAAGAAACACGCATCACGAGGGAAAAGAATTTAATAGCCGGGTCAAGAAGGATTATAATGATTACACATGTCAAAGAAATATTCCTTTGACAAATTCTATTaatattttgtttaaaaaatatttaaatactcATTCCAATAAAAAATTCCTTTGACTTGTTATTCCTTGCCAAAAGAATATTCGAAAATTTTAGAGCGAAAATCATAGAGATCACATTACGCCATAATTAGATCTTAACAAACGGCTAAAGATAGTTTTGAAACTTTCCATGCAACGGatcccaaaaattaaaaaattataaatattccaTTTGTCGCCGAAAATCGCCCACGATTTCCCGCATGCAAGGTTTTTTaagaataatttttaattaaaaaaggaaTAAAGAAATAACAATATCTTTAATTAAACGAACTTATCCTTTATTAAGATAACACGTTTTGAAGTTGGTCAATTACAAAGGCGAAGAATCCAACAGCATGCGACAATTTCCGAAGACATTGGATTCAACACTGGCCGTTGGATTCAGCTGGCCAAATTATTTTAGTCCTTTTCGACCGCTCAAACTCAAGTAAACTAACCGTGGCTAATAGGAGGTGAGGCGTACCCTAGGACCGCGTCTTTTGATTCTATATAAAGCCCTAGTTGTTTCCATAATTACCCTTCGTGCATCATTTCTGTTCTTTAGATATTGTGCTGCGTAAAGTTTTCAGTTCGAGTTTTCTGGAAGAACATCTGCAACGGAACAGGTACGGAGGTTCAATAATTTTTCAGTTTTTAAGaatcttttctttgtgtttttcctGCGTATTGATAGGTTTCTTTCTGATCTTTTTCTGGATCGCGGTTTTGTTTATTAATTTGAGATGTATATTGAATGTATTAGATGCTTAAGTGAATTTGCTGGATGATTTCGTTGTTCTTTTTCGGTTCTTTTCGGTTTTAACAGGATCCGGATTCGAGTTTGTTTTGTGTTTTATTTGCATGCGAGTAATGATATCAAGTTTTAGATTAGGGCTTTCTAATCATTCTTTAACCCTGGCAGAAGTTCTTGGTATTTACTGTAATTTGAAATTAAAATGGAAATTGATAGGAACTTTTTGGAATGATGGCTCGGGCTTTTTGTTTTGAATGAATTGTACGCAGTTATTGCAAAACCTCGTTCAATTTATTCGTCAATAAATTGTACGCAGTTGCTCCGGAAAATGCTGTTAACAAAAATTTATTGGGGAATTTAAGAGGTTTAAATTGTTGTCTTTCAGGAACGCTAGGTTGTGGATCTATTTTATTTTAACActtttttgaaatgttttgcttCTGATCTTTGAGTTTGTTTTGGTTTGGAATGTAATTGTTGCAAATTAAGCTAGGGTTTGGCTTCATGACATGTATCGATTTTCTATTATCGTGGACTTATTTTGCTTTTAAATTGTTTGAGGATGTCATTTAGTATATTCCTATCTTCAAATCGAGTTCTAAGGAATTTGTTATAAGTTTCTCACTGTTATTAATTGTCATATTTAGCAAGATTTGCATCATGGATGATGTTTTTCTGATTTATAAAGCTTGGGATGGAATTGTTGAAAAATGCTGTACTCTGTTACGTTTTCAAAATGTCTAAATCTGTTGTTGTAATTAATTGTCGCggatttgttttgttttagttGTAGTTGAATACCTATTACTTTACTATGTCAGTGGTTTGCCATTAAattgttaaaacaaaaaaaaattctgtgATTTGTTCTTTTTGTTGAAAGAATTCCTGCATCTGCAGCCTAATCAATAAAAATGTACTTAATTGTCAAATTTTAGAAATCTgcattattttaattgcttttaatTATCAGCCTGGGGCATGAAATTGCACATGTTGGTATTAGAGCAGTTTGAACTCGATTTTTTATGAAATTTCTCCTAGCTTAATATCAGTTTACAACCAATTTATCTTTagctttgagcttttcttgaaatgACGAAACAGTTTTGGTGTGAGGGCTTGTTTTGTTGGTTTTGAGAAGAAATAAATGGATCGTAGTTCATGCTCTTAGTGTTTAAATTTTGATCTATGTACGTGTTTTTCTGATATGCTTGTGCTCATCTCTGCAGCCGCAGGAGTCAAAATGTTGTATGTCTCTTCAGTAACCCCCAAGAAAGCAAAGCCTCCTGTCTTTGCTATTTGCTCTTCTTCTGAATTCAGGGAAGAATTTCGTTTTTATTCTTTCCTCTAGTCTTCAGAGAATTTGTGCCCTAGACCAGAGGACCCAGACTTGGGTTTCGAGGGCGAGGAGGTTTTCTCATCTTTTCGACAAAAGAAATGCCGACAGTAGAATATTATGGTGGTGACAAGGATATGGAGCCCTTTGTGGAAATGGATCCTACTAGAAGGTATGGCCGTTATGATGAGGTTCTAGGCCGTGGTGCCATGAAGACAGTATACCGAGCTTTTGATGAGGAAGATGGTATTGAGGTTGCCTGGAACAAGGTGTCTCTGAAGTGCCTTGATGATGATGCAGTAGATAGAATCTTTGCAGAAGTCCGGCTTCTGAAATCCCTGAGcaataaaaatataataactttTTATAATGCATGGCTGGATGAGAGGTTTGGACATGTGAATTTCATTACTGAGGTTTGCACTTCTGGGACCCTGAGACAGTACCGACAGAAGCACAGACATGTTTCCATGAAAGCTGTGAAGAACTGGGCACGGCAAATTCTAAAGGGTTTGCTTTATTTACATAGTCAGGAACCTTGCATCATTCACAGGGATTTGAATTGCAGTAATATATTTGTGAATGGCAATAGCGGCACTGTGAAGATTGGGGACCTGGGTCTTGCGGGCACCCTTGGAAGTGATCGAGCTGCTCATACTGTGATTGGTACACCTGAATTCATGGCTCCAGAGTTGTATGAAGAGGATTACAATGAGCTGGTGGATATCTATTCCTTCGGCATGTGCATGTTGGAGATGATTACCTTTGAAATTCCATACAATGAGTGCCATAATGTTGCTCAAATTTATAAAAAGGTGACTTCTGGTATAAGGCCTGCTGCACTGGAAAAGGTTACTGATCCAGAAGTGAAACGTTTCATTAACAAATGCTTGGCGGCAGTATCAGTGAGGCCTTCTGCTGCAGAGCTTCTGAAGGATCCATTTATTAGAGAAGTGCAGGAAAGCTTAAGCACATGGGTGCTCCACCGTTAATATGGATTGTCAGCAGTTGCAGGACCAGTTGCTGGGATTGTGGTAGTAAGGTCAAAATATGTTTTGGGAGATGGTGTATTGATTTTAGCATCTGATTGTTTTTCTAATACTTGTACTCAGGGGGTTGTGTAGAGGACACCTATTGAAGataatgatgacaaatgagcaatAGCTAGATCTTTACCTTTCAGTAATAGGTACATAGTTTGTAACAGTTTATGCCATTTATGCAGTCTCCGGAAGGTGACTGGAATATTCTGCGAATTATTCTTTTATCTGTAATTGCACAATAAAGAAGTTTGAGTTGCACGTTTGTGTGCGTGTCAAAACTTCTACCCCACAGCTTGTGGAAATGTTCcacattttttgtttgtttgttgaaaTTTGGTGTTTGCATGGTCATATCACATTTAGATCATTTTTTCTCTGTAGTCGTGGCACATTGCTTTCTACTGTTCTCTTTTATATTGCTTTCTCAGCAGAATATTGTTCTCTTTATATTGCGTTTCGGCATGCTCTCTACAGGCTCTTCTGTTTTTTATATCCCTCCTCATATTAAATGCTTTTCTGTCCTGTCTGTGTTTAAATTATGCTCTGTTCAAAGAAGTGATCATTACAGCTTCATTTTTTAATTCTTAGTTCTAGGGATGTGATTTTGGAGAAGAGGACTCATGTGATGTAAAATATATTGATTAGGTGTTTTAAATTATTTAGTtgtcttatttatttaatatttttatttctataTAATATATTGATTAGGTGTTCTAAATTATTTAGTtgtcttatttatttaatatttttatatctatatatggtttttgtttatatatattttattctcttttatgttttATCTTATTTTGGCGATGGTTTTCAAAATTTGTTAATTTCATAGACATTCTCTCAACGAGTGGTAGTAGCTGTTTAGTAACTTAAGTCCCCGTGCACTTATTATCTTTGATTGGTCTTCTTTTCGTtccttttttttaaatatcttcaaATTCAATTAGTCATTCATGTGTGTGCTTCTTAAGATTTTTTAAGAAGTGACACTCATCTCAAAGCAAATGGAACCTTTTAAAGAAGAGTGATGCATTTGTCAAGTGATGTCAAAGGACAAAGGAAAAGTGATGTATTTATTTGTCTACCTTAttcttgttattgatgtcaaagaaaTATCTCAGGACGTCATGTTGATGAGTGATGAGTGTGTGTTTCttaagatatattttttttttgaagtgaCACTCATTTCAAAGCAAATGAATGAATCttttcaagaaaaactatgcacTTGTTAGTTTACCTTactcttgtcattgatgtcaaaggaaaaGTGATGCATTTTCTAGTCTACTTTACTCTTGTCTTTGATGTCTAAGGAAATATCCAAGGACATCATCTTGTTATGTAGAAGTTTTATGCTCAGTAACATCAAATAAAAATAGGAAATTgagttaatttattttattttgagctgACCCCTCTATCATGGTGACCAATTTAGAATTTTTAAGTGCCTTTAAATCACATTTAATGAATGGGCCAACCTTTGATATTAGTGTGCTCCTACTTACaattaaaattcaaataaataaaaaactttATTCTTGCCTTCGTCAACCTGGAAAAAAAAAACTATCATCATTAAATAGCCACAAGCAAGGTCAATATGAAAAAGAGACGATAGCTCATTTGAGGGAAGCAAAGAAGAAAGTTCAAAAAGTAATGAAGAAGAAATACTCTTCATGGCAATTTAAGTAAAGGATGATAAAGATGAAGAGAGAAGAAATGGAGGTGTGCAATGAAGATAAGAACTCCATCATGCTTACAAAGAAAATGAGAAGCTTACAAAAAGAATTTTGAAATAGAAGGTACAAATTCAAGGAGTTAGTGAAGCTCaaaaaatctaaaactaaataTTGAATTGTTGGGTAAAATGATTGTAGATTTGAGTGTTTAATTAGAAGAGGCAAAACAAATTGAGGAGTTTTTAAGAGTTAGCTTGAGATGAAAAATGGAGCTTGAAAATGACTCCTTAACAAAGGAATTGGAGAATTTTGCTGAACAAGTGATTGAAATTGTTTCTATTTGCCTAGTGTTCTTGGCTACATCTCATATGCAGTATCATAGCCTTTACTGGTGCAATGGCAATGAACATATTTCTGCCAGAAGCTCATATGGAGATTTGAAGTGAGGGTTGCAATTATGTCAATTTTTCATGTTATTTGCACGTTTCATCAATTTGAGGAGTGAAGATTGCAAATTATTGGTGAATTCTATATCTATGGTAAATTTGAGGAATATTTGCAAGTTAACATAAATTTTACATAAATTTGTGTAAATTTCAAAGAAATATCCACATATTTTCATTGATTTGTTCATATTTGTCTAAATCAACTTCATCTTTGTAAATAACTGTGCAAAATTTGCAAATTTGCAGATATTTGGAAGTTTTATTTGCAGATTTACACAGAATCAGTTTGAAGCATTGCAATATTTGTGAAGGAGTTTGAAgattttgcaatatttgaaaaaattTACTCTCTATGTTGGCATGGCGTTAAAATGCGCACAAATCAACCTCTTTTTGATGAAATTTGGCATCAACAACCAAATCCGACTGTTGGCTATATCGGTTCACTTCATATTGGCTACTATTTGGCTATGTCGATCCACTTCTAGCATTTGAAACTTGCAATTTATTAGAGTAGTTGACTTGCGTAAATTAGAGTAGTTGACTTGCACTTTGGCACAAATTCTCGCCATAATCGAATGCATATAATTTGTAGATTCATTGTAGAAAACCTCCTTTTTGGTGCGCCCCTCATTCACTTTATTGTGAATCGAATTTTGGCGTTCAAATTTTAATAGTTTGGCGTTGCTCATTGGTGGCATAAATAGGTACTCATACACTTGTCAAGCTGTTAGTCAGTCTTTTTTTGGCGTTACAATTTCACTTGAAATCAGCTGACAGAAATCTACATTTTGGCAACAAGGCATCTACCTGTATTCTTACTTTTCATCTACGACTGGTTTGAAGCTTGAATCGACTCCCTTTGGCTCCCTCAGCGTTTCATTCAGTGGTTTATTTTTATGGCCTTGCAAACCATCATTTTGACTTGCATTGGGACACTACCATTTCAACCTACCTTTTCACCATCTGAGGTGAATGCTTGCAAATTTGTGGCTGCCAACTTATATTTGACAACCTATATTTTGGACCTATCTCAGAGGGAGGTTTGAATTGGTCTTTGTGTGAGAATTTTCAATAGTTAGCTTCTCAACCTTTTGGCCAGTAATCCAAGTTTGAAtgttaaaatcaacctttctatttggACACGCACTAGTTTTGGCGTATCCTTTGACTTCAAATTTATCCTTGCACTAGTTCAGACTTGTTTTTTGGTGCTTCATTTTTGTGGAGATGAAAAGTGTTAAGAATTCTTAAAATAGTGAAGTTGGAGCACTGTTTGCTATTAAATTGGTTAATTGATGATCTCAACACAACATTATTTCTCATTTATCCTCTCATTCCCCTCTCAAGTTTgcaaaaatattttattgtaaaagGAATTTAAGTTTTTTTGTAATGCACATTTTAGGCTTATAGGAAAATATTAAATTTGACATGACTTTAAAATGATAGCTAAAAATTGAGTTTCTTTTTTAAAAGTGGTCAAATTTTCATGTCTAATTTATTAGAGATAATTTATATATAACCATGAATTGAGGAAAAGTTTCACTTTTGAGATGGTTCATCATGTCAAATTCACAGTTTCATTCTTTTGTTATCAAGTTTAATTTAGAAAACTATTTGTCTTGGAAATCAGGGATATTTAATCACTATCGTATAATTTAGAGAACTATTTGTCTTGGAAATCAGGGATATTTAATCATTGTCGTCAATTAGGTTTACTATCCTATCTCCTTAGACTCCTTCCTAAGCCACATGGTGAATATCAAAAAAATAAGTGATTTAAGAAAAATGACAAGGTTTATGGACTAATAGGACTCACAACTTATGAGGGACATTTTCATCACATGGAGCACACTAAGTGTCCTTTCATTGTTTGTCCATCATCCAACTATTGTTTGGAGATCTTGAATCTTCATCTAATCACGATGTTCCCTTCACTGAGAAACCTACTACCCTGGCTTGTGTGCACACATCCTCAAAGTGATTAGTTGTCATATAATACTCCTCCACATACTATTGTTTCCATAGTTTAGGGTACTTCATCTCCTCCAATTGAGGGCACTTCATTTATTCTTGGTACTTTTGAGTTTAGTGACACTTCTTTGATAACTTCTAGTGGTTTTGTGTAGTAGGATTTTAATCGGCTTTTCAAGATAGTTTATTGGGACACTATTCTACTAGACATTGCATCTTTGTTTATAGAGTCTCACATTGCATACTTGAAAGAAATCATTGAGGACATTACTTTCCAATCCTCTTTCCTGACAACTCCCATGGAGTTGCATCATTTTCTTTTGATGTTATGGATGCATCTTTAGaccttcttgtttcttcttttcctACATTTACTTCTATCGTGGCAATACTAGATTCTCATTGGTCTAGCTATCACCATACATCCATGGTCATTATACCTTTAATCTTTTATGGTATCCAAATCATATCATCTActattgtcacactttgacattggCTTAGAGACATTGAGTAGCATTTGGAGGGGTCAATCACCATACATCCATGGTTGTTATACCTTTAATCTTTTATGGTATCCAAATCATATAATCTACTATTGTCACACTTTGGCATTGGCTTAGAGACATTTGAGTAGCATTTGGAGGGGTCATCATTATCTTTGGGCTATGATTTGCATTAGTTGTCATGAGATTCTATATTGTTGTCCTCATTATTATGGTCTAGAACACTTGACTTGACTACGGTACCTTTCGACATTAATATGGAGACACTTGAGCAAAGTTCAAAGGCTTCTTTCATCTTGAGTTTTCTTTTTTCATATTCCTTTCAGGAGTGGGAAGATAACTTGCATACTTGTGTGGTTCTATTTCTTCCTAAGGAGAGGAATATTATTTGTCGGGATTAAAACATCTTCAACATTCAATATCAAGCATCTACCATCATAGTAGGAGAGTTTACATTGAGGGGAAGTTGCGTGGTCGCACACCTCCTTTCATTTGAAAAGGATTTTTTTTCCTCAAATGGGATTTTGTACTTCTCATCTTTTACCCTCATTTAGGGGGAagttttcccacatggttttctcctcttctttatgattgcattgtacttgggtaccttgTTAGGCTTTGATGTTGGGACCCAGTTATCTCCTCACCTAAGCtaggcttaaggggggtgttggcgTGTTAATCCTACTTAGGTGGCTTCTTAGGTGTCTTGCCTAAGTGGCATGGTAGGTAGGGTGGTAGGTAGAATATCCCTCCTATGTACCCCTCTCTACACATTTTACTCATCTCACTTGATGAATCAATCTTAATTTTGCTTTGTATTTATCTCTATCCATTGTTTCTATTTGCCTAGTATTCCCAACTATATCTCACAAGTAGAATCCGATAAAAATACCTACACTACTAAAAGTGCTCAAAAATAGCTTTTTGATGATATTTCATTTACTAAATTTCTCTATTGTATGCCTGGTATGTCAAGAAAAAATTTATCTCCTTTTGAGCAAAATCAAGGCCTAGGGCGGAAGTCAGAATATGACATTCATGTTAGGGTGATATTAGCAAATGGAATATTTTGAGATTGCCATAATATTTCCTCCCTTGTCATAAAACCACCAATGGATAAAAATAATCACCAAATAAACAATAAAGTATGGAAAGAATGATGAAATATTGCCATCACTAGAAAAACTACCTAGAGATAATTTAGCGTTGGAACACTATAAATgagttttaaaaaattatttttggaagcCAAAAACTACCAAAAAATCACCAAACATAAGCAAAAATTGGTTTTGAGGTAGAAATTCCTTTCTCAATGAGGTTAAGGGTTTTGTGTTGACgattattaaaaaaaatgtcaaatctAAGTTGTCATTGGGTGGGAAAACAACTAGTGAGGTGGTATT contains these protein-coding regions:
- the LOC131041570 gene encoding probable serine/threonine-protein kinase WNK11 — translated: MPTVEYYGGDKDMEPFVEMDPTRRYGRYDEVLGRGAMKTVYRAFDEEDGIEVAWNKVSLKCLDDDAVDRIFAEVRLLKSLSNKNIITFYNAWLDERFGHVNFITEVCTSGTLRQYRQKHRHVSMKAVKNWARQILKGLLYLHSQEPCIIHRDLNCSNIFVNGNSGTVKIGDLGLAGTLGSDRAAHTVIGTPEFMAPELYEEDYNELVDIYSFGMCMLEMITFEIPYNECHNVAQIYKKVTSGIRPAALEKVTDPEVKRFINKCLAAVSVRPSAAELLKDPFIREVQESLSTWVLHR